In Paracoccus methylovorus, a genomic segment contains:
- a CDS encoding phage holin family protein has product MFDYSRNLQLALTDKLRRAGLGAGAGVALLVGAGFLLAALWTWLAHHLGWGSLGASLAIGIGFVLIGLVVMLMAKKERHPVPTTDELKSEVEERLMLVADAAIGKATGAADAALERASQKANRLMEQAEQRVHSVTDNLSYKADLMVDRAEARVYGAARRAGETVTDKLGLSPDTLRRASGQLHEASQSRAAPFAPLIGAFAVGITLATRLQNRRHRDNGAKDWD; this is encoded by the coding sequence ATGTTCGACTATTCCAGAAACCTGCAGCTTGCCCTGACGGACAAGCTGCGCCGCGCCGGGCTTGGCGCCGGGGCAGGGGTTGCACTGCTGGTCGGGGCGGGCTTTCTGCTGGCGGCGTTATGGACCTGGCTTGCGCATCATCTGGGTTGGGGGTCGCTGGGCGCTTCATTGGCCATCGGCATCGGCTTTGTCCTGATCGGGCTGGTGGTGATGCTGATGGCGAAAAAGGAACGCCATCCGGTGCCCACCACCGACGAGTTGAAATCCGAGGTGGAAGAGCGGCTGATGCTGGTTGCCGATGCAGCCATCGGCAAAGCCACCGGCGCGGCAGATGCAGCGTTAGAGCGTGCCTCGCAAAAAGCCAACCGGTTGATGGAGCAGGCCGAACAAAGGGTGCATTCTGTCACGGATAACCTGTCCTACAAGGCCGATCTGATGGTCGACCGGGCCGAGGCGCGGGTTTATGGGGCAGCCCGCAGGGCAGGCGAAACCGTCACCGACAAGCTGGGGTTATCGCCTGATACATTGCGCCGGGCCTCGGGTCAGTTGCACGAGGCATCGCAATCGCGCGCCGCTCCCTTCGCGCCGCTGATCGGAGCTTTCGCCGTGGGCATCACTTTGGCCACGCGTCTGCAAAACCGGCGACACCGCGACAACGGTGCCAAGGATTGGGACTGA
- a CDS encoding type 1 glutamine amidotransferase, with translation MRIGILKCGQSPQELRGELGDYDTMFERLLAGRGFNFDSYHVENMEFPHSVHDAEGWLLTGSRHGVYEDHAFIAPLEGFIRSAYAEHIPMVGICFGHQIIAQALGGKVVKHPRGWAVGAQDYDFGGERVTLNAWHQDQVIDRPDGAEVVASSPFCENAALVYDDHAFTVQAHPEFDDTFIHGLIEHRAKGNVPEPLLDGARARMGEARQSAGIADRIEAFFKAPRAFREHIKQGAA, from the coding sequence ATGCGCATCGGCATTCTCAAATGCGGCCAATCGCCCCAGGAACTCCGTGGCGAGTTGGGCGACTATGACACCATGTTTGAACGGCTTCTTGCCGGCAGGGGCTTTAACTTCGACAGCTATCATGTGGAAAACATGGAGTTTCCGCATAGCGTCCACGACGCGGAGGGCTGGCTGCTGACCGGCTCGCGCCATGGGGTCTATGAAGATCATGCCTTCATCGCCCCGCTGGAGGGGTTCATCCGCAGCGCCTATGCCGAACATATCCCAATGGTCGGCATCTGTTTCGGCCATCAGATCATCGCCCAGGCGCTAGGCGGCAAGGTGGTCAAGCACCCGCGCGGCTGGGCCGTCGGTGCGCAGGATTACGATTTCGGCGGCGAACGCGTGACGCTGAACGCCTGGCATCAGGATCAGGTCATCGACCGGCCCGACGGCGCCGAAGTCGTCGCCAGCAGCCCGTTTTGCGAGAATGCAGCACTTGTCTATGACGACCATGCCTTTACCGTGCAGGCGCATCCGGAATTCGACGATACCTTTATCCATGGCCTGATCGAGCACCGGGCCAAGGGGAACGTGCCCGAGCCGCTTCTGGACGGCGCGCGCGCGCGCATGGGCGAGGCGCGGCAATCCGCAGGCATCGCCGACCGGATCGAGGCCTTTTTCAAGGCGCCGCGCGCTTTTCGAGAACATATCAAACAGGGGGCGGCATGA
- a CDS encoding DUF883 family protein, which produces MANHEATADELKAKARDAADDVGRHARRAADEAGEALDTAREKGAELYETAREKGAEYVETAKKRGAEYAETVRERGHEYAERARDEARRLYRQGERQAGEVAAHAEEYYDEVSDMVRRNPAQALGIAAGVGFLLGLIIARR; this is translated from the coding sequence ATGGCAAATCACGAAGCCACCGCAGACGAGTTGAAAGCCAAGGCACGTGACGCGGCTGACGACGTCGGCCGCCACGCCCGCCGTGCGGCCGACGAGGCCGGAGAGGCCCTTGACACCGCCCGGGAAAAAGGCGCCGAGCTTTACGAGACGGCTCGCGAGAAAGGGGCCGAATACGTCGAGACGGCCAAGAAACGCGGTGCGGAATATGCGGAAACGGTGCGTGAACGCGGCCATGAATATGCCGAACGCGCCCGTGACGAGGCCCGCCGTCTTTACAGGCAGGGCGAGCGTCAGGCCGGTGAAGTCGCAGCCCATGCCGAGGAATATTACGACGAGGTCTCGGACATGGTGCGCCGCAATCCCGCACAGGCACTGGGTATCGCGGCCGGTGTCGGCTTCCTACTGGGCCTGATCATCGCGCGTCGCTGA
- a CDS encoding RelA/SpoT family protein, whose product MIDVEDLIALIRNYNPRTNADLIRDAYEYGRRMHEGQFRHSGEPYFTHPVAVAAILTEMRLDDATIVTALLHDTIEDTRSTWAEVAQIFGREIAELVDGVTKLTNLQLSGAHSKQAENFRKLFMAMSRDLRVILVKLADRLHNMRTIKSMRTDKQSQKARETMDIYAPLAGRMGMQWMREELEDLAFKVLNPEARNSIIRRFVSLQRESGDVIPKITADIRSELEREGIEADVYGRAKRPFSIWRKMQEKQLSFSRLSDIYGFRIITRTEPDCYRTLGVIHHRWRAVPGRFKDYISQPKANGYRSIHTTVSGRDGKRVEVQIRTRQMHEVAEAGVAAHWAYRDGVRTANPFAVDPGEWIASLTERFGEEDHDEFLEHVKLEMYSDQVFCFTPKGDVIPLPKGATPLDFAYAIHTRLGSSCVGAKVDGIRVPLWTRLKNGQSVDIIAASGQRPQATWLDIVVTGRAKAAIRRSLRQEDRTRFIRLGSELVRVAFEHMGRKVSDKALRTAAKTMALPDADELLARIGSAEISAHDVLTTLYPELAEKRSEIDAKRAVAGLEADQEFTRAPCCNPLPGERIIGITYRGKGVVIHAIDCPVLAEFEESPGRWVDLHWREGQHPAAYSTMLSLTIRHDAGVLGRICTLIGAQGANISDLEFLDRKPDFYRLRVEVELRDREHLHALLTALETESDVAQVSRIRDPSAHLS is encoded by the coding sequence ATGATCGACGTCGAAGACCTCATCGCGCTTATCCGCAATTACAATCCGCGCACAAACGCCGATCTGATCCGCGATGCCTATGAATACGGGCGTCGCATGCATGAGGGGCAGTTCCGCCACTCGGGCGAGCCTTATTTCACCCATCCTGTGGCCGTCGCTGCCATCCTGACCGAAATGCGGTTGGACGATGCCACCATCGTCACCGCGCTTTTGCATGACACGATCGAGGACACACGCTCGACCTGGGCCGAGGTTGCGCAGATATTCGGGCGCGAAATCGCCGAATTGGTCGACGGGGTCACCAAGCTGACCAACCTGCAGCTTTCGGGCGCGCATTCCAAGCAGGCCGAGAATTTTCGCAAACTTTTCATGGCGATGTCGCGCGATCTTCGCGTGATTTTGGTGAAATTGGCCGACCGTCTGCACAATATGCGGACCATCAAGTCGATGCGCACCGACAAGCAATCGCAAAAGGCGCGCGAGACCATGGACATCTATGCGCCGCTGGCCGGCCGCATGGGCATGCAATGGATGCGCGAAGAGTTGGAAGACCTTGCCTTCAAGGTTCTCAACCCCGAGGCGCGCAATTCCATCATCCGCCGCTTTGTCAGCCTGCAACGCGAATCCGGCGACGTCATCCCAAAGATCACCGCCGATATCCGGTCCGAACTTGAACGCGAGGGGATCGAGGCCGATGTCTATGGCCGCGCCAAGCGTCCCTTCAGCATCTGGCGCAAGATGCAGGAAAAGCAGCTTTCCTTCTCGCGGCTGTCGGACATTTACGGTTTTCGCATCATTACCCGGACCGAGCCGGACTGTTATCGCACGCTGGGCGTGATCCATCACCGCTGGCGCGCGGTGCCGGGCCGGTTCAAGGATTACATCAGCCAGCCCAAGGCGAACGGCTATCGCTCGATCCACACCACCGTCTCGGGCCGGGACGGCAAGCGGGTCGAGGTTCAGATCCGCACCCGTCAGATGCACGAGGTTGCGGAAGCCGGCGTGGCCGCGCATTGGGCCTATCGCGACGGGGTGCGCACGGCAAACCCCTTTGCCGTCGATCCGGGCGAATGGATCGCCAGCCTGACCGAGCGTTTCGGCGAAGAGGATCACGACGAATTCCTCGAGCATGTGAAGCTCGAAATGTATTCCGACCAGGTATTCTGCTTTACGCCCAAGGGCGACGTGATCCCGCTGCCGAAAGGCGCGACACCGCTGGATTTCGCCTATGCCATCCATACCCGGCTGGGCAGCTCCTGCGTCGGGGCCAAAGTGGACGGCATCCGCGTGCCGCTGTGGACGCGGCTCAAGAACGGACAGTCGGTCGATATCATCGCCGCTTCCGGCCAGCGCCCGCAGGCCACCTGGCTGGATATCGTCGTCACCGGCCGCGCCAAGGCGGCGATCAGGCGTTCGCTGCGGCAAGAGGATCGGACGCGCTTTATCCGTCTTGGCTCGGAACTGGTCCGGGTGGCCTTTGAACACATGGGCCGCAAGGTCAGCGACAAGGCATTGCGCACCGCGGCCAAGACCATGGCGCTGCCGGATGCGGATGAGCTGCTGGCGCGGATCGGCAGTGCCGAGATCTCGGCCCATGACGTGCTGACCACGCTTTATCCCGAACTGGCCGAAAAGCGCAGCGAGATCGACGCCAAGCGCGCGGTGGCGGGGCTGGAAGCCGATCAGGAATTCACCCGCGCGCCTTGCTGCAATCCGCTGCCTGGCGAGCGTATCATCGGCATCACCTATCGCGGCAAGGGCGTGGTGATCCATGCCATCGACTGCCCGGTCTTGGCCGAGTTCGAGGAAAGCCCGGGACGCTGGGTCGATCTGCACTGGCGCGAGGGTCAACACCCGGCGGCGTATTCGACCATGCTGTCGCTGACCATTCGCCATGACGCGGGCGTGCTGGGCCGGATCTGCACGCTGATCGGCGCGCAGGGCGCGAATATTTCGGATCTGGAATTTCTTGATCGCAAGCCGGATTTCTATCGCCTGCGGGTCGAGGTCGAATTGCGCGACCGCGAACATCTGCACGCGCTGCTGACGGCACTGGAAACCGAAAGCGACGTGGCGCAGGTTTCGCGCATCCGCGATCCTTCCGCCCACCTTAGCTGA
- a CDS encoding BolA/IbaG family iron-sulfur metabolism protein: protein MAMEAQDIENLIRAAFPQAKITITDLAGDGNHYAAEVIDESFRGQNRVQQQRAVYAALQGHMDGPSGALHALALTTKAPE, encoded by the coding sequence ATGGCGATGGAAGCCCAGGACATCGAAAACCTGATCCGCGCTGCATTTCCGCAAGCCAAGATCACGATCACCGACCTTGCCGGGGACGGAAATCATTATGCCGCCGAGGTGATCGACGAAAGCTTCCGCGGCCAGAACCGCGTGCAGCAGCAGCGGGCTGTCTATGCCGCCTTGCAGGGCCATATGGACGGGCCCAGCGGGGCTTTGCACGCACTGGCGCTGACCACCAAGGCACCGGAATAA
- the rpoZ gene encoding DNA-directed RNA polymerase subunit omega has protein sequence MARVTVEDCVDKVPNRFDLVMLASHRAREIAAGSPLTIDRDNDKNPVVSLREIADETQPVDELRERMIEANQTQIEVDEPEEDAMALLLGAEIDRPKPADEESEERMLRMMLEAQGRN, from the coding sequence ATGGCCCGCGTTACAGTCGAAGATTGCGTCGATAAGGTTCCAAACCGTTTTGACCTGGTGATGCTGGCGTCCCATCGCGCGCGTGAAATCGCGGCTGGCAGCCCGCTGACCATCGATCGTGACAACGACAAGAACCCCGTTGTCTCGCTGCGCGAGATCGCGGATGAAACCCAGCCGGTGGACGAGCTGCGCGAACGCATGATCGAGGCCAATCAGACCCAGATCGAGGTCGATGAGCCCGAAGAAGACGCGATGGCCCTGCTGCTTGGCGCCGAGATCGACCGTCCCAAGCCCGCCGACGAAGAGTCGGAAGAGCGCATGCTGCGCATGATGCTGGAAGCCCAGGGCAGGAACTGA
- the folK gene encoding 2-amino-4-hydroxy-6-hydroxymethyldihydropteridine diphosphokinase, with protein MSRNLNQNANLVLVALGANLTSSAGLPADSLRFALGKILELPQVVPLAVSRLWITPAFPPGSGPEYVNAAATFRCAYPPEQLLRELHAIEAELGRKRDGARWQARGLDLDLLAHGDLVLPDAAMQQHWRDLPPTKQALLAPERLILPHPRMQDRGFVLAPLAEIAPGWVHPSLGLSVAQMLAALPPEALAGMRPAGA; from the coding sequence ATGTCTCGAAACCTAAATCAGAATGCGAACTTAGTCCTCGTTGCGCTGGGTGCAAACCTGACTAGTTCGGCAGGTTTGCCGGCGGACAGTCTGCGGTTTGCCTTGGGTAAAATCTTGGAATTACCTCAGGTTGTGCCGCTTGCCGTAAGCCGTCTCTGGATTACGCCGGCTTTTCCCCCCGGTTCGGGTCCCGAATATGTGAATGCCGCGGCCACTTTTCGCTGCGCCTATCCGCCGGAACAACTTTTGCGCGAGCTGCACGCGATCGAGGCTGAACTGGGCCGCAAGCGCGACGGCGCGCGGTGGCAGGCGCGCGGGCTGGATCTGGATCTGCTGGCCCACGGCGATCTGGTGCTGCCCGATGCCGCGATGCAGCAGCACTGGCGCGACCTGCCGCCCACAAAACAGGCGCTGCTGGCCCCCGAGCGGCTGATCCTGCCCCATCCCCGCATGCAGGATCGCGGATTCGTCCTGGCGCCCTTGGCCGAGATCGCGCCGGGCTGGGTGCATCCGTCATTGGGGCTAAGCGTGGCGCAGATGCTTGCTGCTTTGCCACCCGAAGCTTTGGCAGGAATGAGGCCTGCGGGTGCTTGA
- a CDS encoding glutamine synthetase family protein, producing the protein MKPHWIEETPQAAQDYVAGRRLDEVECIVADIAGVARGKAMPASKFAHQERFYLPNSIFLQTITGDWADNPSGAFTEPDMILTPDFSTTAAAPWTADVTLQVIHDVSDQNGNPVPIAPRNVLKRVVDLYRQRGWRPIVAPEMEFFLVARNIDPNQPIMPPMGRTGRRAAAKQAYSMSAVDEYGKVIDDIYDFAEAQGFEIDGILQEGGAGQVEINLNHGDPVHLADQIFFFKRLIREAALRHDCFATFMAKPIEGEPGSAMHIHHSVVGLADGRNIFSDEQGRETPAFLHFIAGMQKHLPASVALLAPYVNSYRRYVPDFAAPINLEWGRDNRTTGLRVPVSGTESRRVENRLAGMDCNPYLGLAASLACGYLGLIEAENPRPECLGDAYMSEDELPYNLGDALDLMDENPAMRDVLGAEFIAVYQSVKRNEYKEFLQVISPWEREHLLLNV; encoded by the coding sequence ATGAAACCGCATTGGATCGAGGAAACTCCGCAGGCCGCCCAGGACTATGTGGCCGGCCGCCGGCTGGACGAGGTGGAATGCATCGTCGCTGACATTGCGGGGGTGGCGCGCGGCAAGGCCATGCCCGCCTCGAAATTCGCGCATCAGGAACGGTTCTATCTGCCGAATTCGATCTTTTTGCAGACCATTACCGGCGATTGGGCCGACAACCCCTCGGGGGCGTTCACCGAGCCGGACATGATCCTGACGCCGGATTTCTCGACCACGGCCGCAGCGCCATGGACGGCGGACGTGACCTTGCAGGTGATCCACGACGTCAGCGATCAGAATGGCAACCCGGTGCCGATTGCGCCGCGCAACGTGCTCAAACGCGTGGTGGACCTGTATCGGCAGCGCGGCTGGCGCCCCATCGTCGCGCCCGAGATGGAGTTCTTTCTGGTCGCGCGCAACATCGACCCGAACCAGCCGATTATGCCGCCCATGGGCCGCACCGGCCGCCGCGCCGCCGCCAAGCAGGCCTATTCGATGTCGGCGGTGGACGAATACGGCAAGGTGATCGACGACATCTATGACTTTGCCGAGGCGCAGGGGTTCGAAATCGACGGCATCCTGCAGGAAGGCGGCGCCGGTCAGGTCGAGATCAACCTGAACCACGGCGATCCGGTGCATCTGGCCGACCAGATCTTTTTCTTCAAACGCCTGATCCGCGAGGCGGCACTGCGCCACGACTGTTTCGCCACTTTCATGGCCAAGCCGATCGAGGGCGAACCGGGCAGCGCCATGCATATCCACCACTCGGTCGTGGGACTGGCCGACGGGCGCAACATCTTTTCCGACGAACAGGGACGCGAGACCCCGGCCTTCCTGCATTTTATCGCCGGTATGCAAAAGCACCTGCCCGCGTCGGTCGCGCTGCTGGCGCCCTATGTCAACAGCTATCGTCGATATGTCCCTGATTTTGCAGCGCCAATCAACCTGGAGTGGGGGCGCGACAACCGCACTACCGGGCTGCGCGTGCCGGTTTCGGGCACCGAGTCGCGGCGGGTGGAAAATCGGCTGGCCGGTATGGATTGCAACCCCTATCTGGGGCTCGCCGCCAGTCTTGCCTGCGGCTATCTGGGCCTGATCGAAGCCGAGAATCCGCGCCCCGAATGTCTGGGCGACGCCTATATGTCCGAGGACGAGTTGCCCTATAACCTGGGCGACGCGCTGGATCTGATGGATGAGAACCCGGCGATGCGCGACGTGCTGGGCGCCGAATTCATTGCCGTCTATCAATCCGTCAAGCGAAATGAATACAAGGAATTCCTGCAAGTCATCAGCCCGTGGGAACGCGAGCATCTGTTGCTGAACGTATGA
- a CDS encoding aminotransferase class V-fold PLP-dependent enzyme — protein sequence MAGLRPDVDPDGLQEFSVVFTDRSLNHMSQKFQGAMRDISATLREVYGAEAVALVPGGGTCAMEAVARQFGRDAHALIVRNGFFSYRWSQIFEAGGFTRQTTVMMARPQGNEPRAPFTPAPIDEVVAKIRETRPDAVFAPHVETAAGMILPDDYIKALADAAHEVGAIMVLDCIASGAIWVDMRKTGVDVLISAPQKGWSASPSAGMVMLSPRGADRLEATTSDSFALDLKKWRAITKAYEDGGHAYHATLPTDALLGLRDAMNETRDFGFEAAREAQWRLGDAVREELARRGLRSVAASDFAAPGVVVCYTDDPEVQNGRKFLSAGYQIAAGVPLQVGEGEGFRTFRIGLFGLDKLGDVDGTLARLIPAFDAAL from the coding sequence ATGGCTGGACTTCGCCCCGATGTTGACCCTGATGGGTTGCAGGAATTCTCGGTCGTTTTCACCGACCGCTCGCTCAATCACATGTCGCAGAAGTTCCAGGGCGCGATGCGCGACATCTCGGCAACGCTGCGCGAGGTCTATGGGGCCGAGGCGGTAGCGCTGGTCCCGGGCGGCGGCACCTGCGCGATGGAGGCGGTCGCCCGGCAATTCGGCCGCGACGCCCATGCGCTGATCGTCCGCAACGGCTTTTTCAGCTATCGCTGGAGCCAGATCTTCGAGGCCGGCGGTTTCACGCGCCAGACCACGGTGATGATGGCGCGGCCTCAGGGCAACGAGCCCCGCGCGCCCTTTACCCCCGCGCCGATTGACGAGGTGGTGGCCAAGATCCGCGAAACCCGCCCCGATGCGGTCTTTGCCCCGCATGTCGAGACGGCGGCCGGCATGATCCTGCCCGACGATTACATCAAGGCGCTGGCCGATGCCGCGCATGAGGTGGGGGCGATCATGGTGCTGGATTGCATCGCCTCGGGCGCGATCTGGGTCGATATGCGCAAGACCGGCGTGGACGTGCTGATTTCGGCGCCGCAAAAGGGCTGGTCGGCCTCGCCCTCGGCCGGGATGGTGATGTTGTCGCCGCGCGGTGCAGATCGGTTGGAGGCGACGACCAGTGACAGCTTCGCACTGGATCTGAAAAAATGGCGCGCGATCACCAAGGCTTATGAAGACGGCGGCCATGCCTATCACGCCACGCTGCCCACCGATGCGCTGCTGGGCCTGCGCGATGCGATGAACGAGACACGCGATTTCGGCTTTGAGGCGGCCCGCGAGGCGCAATGGCGGCTGGGTGATGCGGTGCGCGAAGAGCTGGCGCGCCGCGGGCTGCGCTCGGTCGCGGCGTCGGATTTTGCCGCGCCAGGCGTCGTCGTTTGCTATACCGACGACCCCGAGGTGCAAAACGGGCGCAAGTTCCTGTCCGCCGGCTATCAGATCGCGGCGGGCGTGCCCTTGCAAGTCGGCGAAGGCGAAGGCTTCCGCACCTTCCGTATCGGGCTGTTCGGGCTCGACAAGCTTGGCGACGTCGACGGAACGCTGGCACGGCTGATCCCGGCCTTTGACGCGGCGCTTTGA
- the grxD gene encoding Grx4 family monothiol glutaredoxin has protein sequence MTDARQQIQKTIDGNDVVLFMKGTKEMPQCGFSSRVAGVLNYMNVPYQDVNVLADETVRQGIKDFSDWPTIPQLYIKGEFVGGCDIITEMTLSGELDQLLDKAGIAYDKDAANKIREANA, from the coding sequence ATGACCGACGCACGCCAGCAGATTCAGAAGACGATCGACGGAAACGATGTCGTCTTGTTCATGAAAGGCACCAAGGAAATGCCCCAATGCGGCTTTTCCAGCCGGGTTGCCGGGGTACTGAATTATATGAACGTCCCCTATCAGGACGTGAACGTCCTTGCCGATGAAACGGTCCGGCAAGGGATCAAGGATTTCTCGGATTGGCCAACGATTCCTCAGCTTTATATCAAGGGCGAGTTTGTGGGAGGCTGCGACATCATTACCGAGATGACGCTGTCGGGCGAGCTGGACCAGCTTCTGGACAAGGCTGGCATCGCCTATGACAAGGATGCCGCCAATAAAATCCGCGAGGCGAATGCCTGA
- a CDS encoding DUF2062 domain-containing protein — protein sequence MFKRRKPLSYAQMWTEMFYPRSGWKRASKYVLHRLRRLPDQPHRVARGWACGIFISFTPLFGFHFMGAAALAWIIRGNILAALLGTFIGNPLTTPFIALTSVGLGRWMLGTEGKFTPHLIFDEFARAGSELWNNLLAPLSAERTAHWDQLLQFNEQIFLPYLVGGILPGLAVAIAAHYMTVPLIRAYHRHREKQMAERIARAKARREQELAQKR from the coding sequence ATGTTCAAAAGACGCAAGCCGCTGAGCTATGCTCAGATGTGGACCGAAATGTTTTATCCACGCTCTGGGTGGAAGCGCGCGTCGAAATATGTGCTGCATCGGCTGCGCCGCTTGCCGGATCAGCCGCATCGGGTGGCGCGCGGCTGGGCTTGCGGCATCTTCATTTCCTTCACGCCCCTTTTCGGCTTTCACTTCATGGGTGCCGCGGCTCTGGCCTGGATCATTCGCGGCAATATCCTGGCGGCACTGCTGGGCACGTTCATCGGCAATCCGCTGACCACGCCCTTTATCGCGCTGACCTCGGTCGGGCTGGGTCGCTGGATGCTGGGGACCGAAGGCAAGTTCACCCCGCACCTGATCTTTGACGAATTCGCCCGTGCGGGCAGTGAGTTGTGGAACAACCTGCTGGCCCCGCTAAGTGCCGAACGCACAGCGCATTGGGACCAGTTGCTGCAATTCAACGAGCAGATCTTCCTGCCCTATCTGGTGGGGGGTATCCTGCCCGGGTTGGCCGTCGCGATCGCGGCGCATTACATGACCGTGCCGCTGATCCGCGCCTATCACCGCCATCGCGAAAAGCAGATGGCCGAGCGTATTGCCCGCGCCAAGGCCCGGCGCGAGCAGGAACTGGCGCAAAAGCGCTAA
- a CDS encoding thioredoxin family protein has protein sequence MAVRPPVCDFGAKAPDFTLPDPDGRMFSYGDISGARGTLVMFICNHCPYVQAVIDRIRRDADELQKLGVGVVAISANDADEYPQDAPMQMKIEARKHGFTFPYLYDESQAVARAYGAECTPDFFGYNAAGELQYRGRLDASGRNPAPPDARRELFEAMAQIAETGQGPREQVASMGCSIKWKA, from the coding sequence ATGGCCGTTCGTCCTCCGGTTTGCGATTTCGGTGCCAAGGCGCCGGACTTCACGCTGCCAGATCCTGATGGGCGCATGTTTTCATACGGCGACATCTCGGGCGCGCGCGGCACGCTGGTGATGTTCATCTGCAACCATTGCCCATATGTGCAGGCAGTGATTGACCGCATCCGGCGCGACGCGGACGAGCTGCAGAAACTTGGCGTGGGCGTGGTGGCGATCTCGGCCAATGATGCCGATGAATACCCGCAGGATGCGCCCATGCAGATGAAGATCGAAGCCCGAAAGCACGGCTTTACCTTCCCGTATCTTTACGATGAAAGTCAGGCGGTTGCGCGCGCTTATGGTGCCGAATGCACGCCGGATTTCTTTGGCTACAATGCCGCCGGAGAATTGCAGTATCGCGGCAGGCTCGATGCCTCGGGACGAAATCCGGCACCACCAGATGCCCGGCGCGAGCTGTTCGAGGCCATGGCGCAGATCGCCGAAACCGGGCAGGGTCCGCGCGAACAGGTGGCCTCGATGGGCTGTTCAATCAAATGGAAGGCGTGA
- a CDS encoding NAD(P)/FAD-dependent oxidoreductase, whose product MNLLFSNDRLGEYPPSLYAANRDPLPGFPQQRGEERADVVVIGAGYTGLSAALHLAEAGRDVMLLEAHRVGFGASGRNGGQLGSGQRLEVDELEKLAGIETAHRLWDMAEEAKRLTRDLATRSGVPVADGIAHAFRKSAEFDHACAMIDKLSRDYGYDRIEALDRDAFRALVPSQAYIAGELDHGAGHLNPLDLAIGMARLTDAAGARIRELSHVHHIRHARRAGEKTVVQTDKGSVTCDHVILATNGYLGNLDTHVAARVMPINNFIVATEPLGARAAEVLTRDIGVHDTKFVVNYWRLDPEGRLIFGGGENVSYRFPADIFSKVRKPLLQIYPGLADVKLTHAWGGTLAITMNRMPCFARPAPNCLSASGYSGHGLALATLAGKLMAQAVLGQGAGFDTMAALPSPAFPGGAALRWPLLVAGMSWYSLRDRLGF is encoded by the coding sequence ATGAACCTGCTGTTTTCCAACGACCGGCTTGGGGAATATCCGCCCAGCCTTTACGCCGCGAACCGCGACCCCCTGCCCGGCTTTCCCCAGCAGCGGGGTGAAGAGCGCGCCGACGTGGTGGTGATCGGCGCAGGCTATACCGGCCTGTCCGCCGCGCTGCATCTGGCCGAGGCGGGGCGCGACGTGATGCTGCTTGAGGCGCATCGCGTCGGCTTTGGCGCGTCGGGGCGCAATGGCGGCCAGCTCGGCTCGGGCCAGCGGCTGGAGGTCGATGAACTGGAAAAACTGGCCGGTATCGAGACCGCACATCGGCTTTGGGACATGGCCGAAGAGGCCAAGCGTCTGACCCGCGATCTGGCAACGCGCTCTGGGGTGCCGGTTGCCGACGGCATCGCGCATGCCTTCCGCAAGTCGGCCGAATTCGACCATGCCTGCGCGATGATCGACAAGCTTTCCCGGGACTACGGCTATGACCGCATCGAGGCGCTGGATCGCGACGCCTTTCGCGCTCTGGTCCCGTCGCAGGCCTATATCGCGGGCGAGCTGGACCATGGCGCCGGACATCTGAACCCGCTGGATCTGGCCATCGGCATGGCTCGTCTGACCGATGCCGCCGGTGCCCGCATCCGCGAACTAAGCCATGTCCACCATATCCGCCACGCAAGGCGCGCGGGCGAAAAGACCGTAGTGCAGACCGACAAGGGCAGCGTGACCTGCGATCATGTCATTCTGGCGACCAATGGTTATCTGGGCAATCTCGATACCCATGTCGCGGCCCGCGTCATGCCGATCAACAATTTCATCGTCGCGACCGAGCCTTTGGGCGCGCGCGCCGCCGAGGTGCTGACCCGGGATATCGGCGTGCATGACACGAAATTCGTGGTGAACTACTGGCGGCTGGACCCCGAGGGCCGGCTGATCTTCGGCGGTGGAGAAAACGTCAGCTATCGCTTTCCCGCCGATATCTTTTCCAAGGTGCGCAAGCCGCTGTTGCAGATCTATCCCGGTCTTGCCGATGTGAAGCTGACTCACGCCTGGGGCGGCACGCTCGCGATCACCATGAACCGCATGCCCTGTTTTGCCCGGCCTGCGCCGAATTGCCTGTCGGCCAGCGGCTATTCGGGGCATGGGCTGGCGCTGGCAACGCTTGCCGGCAAGCTGATGGCACAGGCGGTTCTGGGTCAAGGCGCGGGATTCGATACCATGGCCGCCCTGCCCTCACCGGCATTTCCGGGCGGGGCTGCGTTGCGCTGGCCACTGCTGGTCGCCGGCATGAGCTGGTATTCGCTGCGCGACCGTCTGGGTTTTTAG